A single genomic interval of Oryzias latipes chromosome 3, ASM223467v1 harbors:
- the adm gene encoding ADM isoform X1, giving the protein MARIFHSVLFCCLLATLAHCMELDVNPELKKRLSIWLESRMIRDLDSTTAEKTAETQHFVTPEDIRDTLLPHSSSGSIVRTKRSKISNSQSRRQGCSLGTCTVHDLAHRLHELNLRIGSAPADKISPKGYGRRRRSLPERRLTLRQERGRLRPVWSTNDSQVHKLEALFRRT; this is encoded by the exons ATGGCAAGAATCTTCCACTCTGTTCTCTTTTGCTGTCTGCTGGCAAcactagcacactgtatggaaCTTGACGTGAATCCTGAGTTGAAGAAAAG ACTAAGCATATGGCTGGAAAGTAGAATGATACGGGATCTTGACAGCACCACAGCAGAGAAGACAGCAGAGACTCAGCACTTTGTTACACCAGAGGACATCAGGGATACCTTGCTACCACATTCCAG TTCTGGCAGCATCGTCCGGACAAAGAGGTCTAAAATCTCCAACAGCCAGTCAAGAAGGCAGGGTTGCTCGCTGGGCACTTGCACAGTACATGACTTGGCACATCGCCTGCACGAGCTAAATCTGAGGATTGGGAGTGCCCCCGCCGACAAGATCAGCCCAAAGGGATATGGCCGGAGGCGACGGTCCCTTCCAGAGCGCAGATTGACACTGAGGCAGGAGAGGGGCAGGCTGAGGCCCGTGTGGAGCACAAATGACTCACAAGTTCACAAGCTTGAGGCTCTCTTCAGACGGACatga
- the adm gene encoding ADM precursor (The RefSeq protein has 1 substitution compared to this genomic sequence) — MARIFHSVLFCCLLATLAHCMELDVNPELKKRLSIWLESRMIRDLDSTTAEKTAETQHFVTPEDIRDTFLPHSSSGSIVRTKRSKISNSQSRRQGCSLGTCTVHDLAHRLHELNLRIGSAPADKISPKGYGRRRRSLPERRLTLRQERGRLRPVWSTNDSQVHKLEALFRRT, encoded by the exons ATGGCAAGAATCTTCCACTCTGTTCTCTTTTGCTGTCTGCTGGCAAcactagcacactgtatggaaCTTGACGTGAATCCTGAGTTGAAGAAAAG ACTAAGCATATGGCTGGAAAGTAGAATGATACGGGATCTTGACAGCACCACAGCAGAGAAGACAGCAGAGACTCAGCACTTTGTTACACCAGAGGACATCAGGGATACCTTGCTACCACATTCCAG TTCTGGCAGCATCGTCCGGACAAAGAGGTCTAAAATCTCCAACAGCCAGTCAAGAAGGCAGGGTTGCTCGCTGGGCACTTGCACAGTACATGACTTGGCACATCGCCTGCACGAGCTAAATCTGAGGATTGGGAGTGCCCCCGCCGACAAGATCAGCCCAAAGGGATATGGCCGGAGGCGACGGTCCCTTCCAGAGCGCAGATTGACACTGAGGCAGGAGAGGGGCAGGCTGAGGCCCGTGTGGAGCACAAATGACTCACAAGTTCACAAGCTTGAGGCTCTCTTCAGACGGACatga